The DNA segment CGCTCGCCATCGCGCACACCGCTCGCCCCGAGCGCCGCAAGGCCGTCATGGGCATGATGGTCTCCCTGGCCCTGACCTCGTTCGTCACCGGTGTGACCGAGCCGATCGAGTTCTCGTTCATGTTCATCGCGCCGCTGCTGTACGCGATCCACGCGGTGCTCACCGCCATCTCGATGGCCGTCACCTGGGCCCTGGGTGTCCACGCCGGATTCACCTTCTCGGCCGGGTTCATCGACTACTTCCTGAACTGGAACCTGGCGACCAAGCCGTGGCTGATCATCCCGATCGGCCTGGTCTTCGCGGCGGTCTACTACGTGGTCTTCCGCTTCGCGATCACCAAGTTCAACCTCACCACCCCGGGCCGCGAGCCCGAGGAAGAGGTCGAGGACCTGACCAAGTAGTCCGGTCCCCGCAGACCGAAGCCCTCACCTTCCCGGCGGAAGGTGAGGGCTTCGTCGTACCCGCGCCCGTACGCGTACGGGCGCGCCGCTCAGAGTTCGTACACCGCGCCTGGTGCCGCGAGTTCCGTGGGGCCGGTGAAGACCGCGCGGGCGTCGGTGAGGTTCTGCCCGGCGTCCGTCCACGGCGGGATGTGCGTCAGCACCAGGCGCCCGGCGCGCGCCCGCTCCGCCAGCTCGCCCGCTTCCCGGCCGTTGAGGTGGAGGTCCGGGATGTCCTCCTTGCCGTGCACGAACGACGCCTCGCACAGGAGGAGGTCCGTGTCCTCGGCCAGCTCGTCCAGGGCCTCGCAGGTGCCGGTGTCCCCGGAGTACGTGAGCGAGGCACCGTCGTGCTCGATGCGGATGCCGAAGGTGTCGACGGGGTGGCGGAGCTTCTCCGTACGCACCGAGAAGGGGCCGATGTCGAACCAGCCGGGCTTCAGCGTCCGGAAGTCGAAGACCTCGCTCATCGCGTGCTCGGACGGGGTGTCCGCGTGCGCCGTGGTGAGCCGCCGCTCCGTGCCCTCGGGTCCGTAGACCGGGATACGGGCGGGGCGCTCGCCGCCGTGCGGGTAGTAGCGGACGACGAAGTACGCGCACATGTCGATGCAGTGGTCGGCGTGCAGGTGGCTGAGGAAGATGGCGTCGAGGTCGTAGAGACCTACATGGCGCTGCAGCTCGCCGAGGGCACC comes from the Streptomyces sp. NBC_00525 genome and includes:
- a CDS encoding MBL fold metallo-hydrolase, with translation MKLTVVGCSGSFPSAGSACSSYLVEADGFRLLLDMGNGALGELQRHVGLYDLDAIFLSHLHADHCIDMCAYFVVRYYPHGGERPARIPVYGPEGTERRLTTAHADTPSEHAMSEVFDFRTLKPGWFDIGPFSVRTEKLRHPVDTFGIRIEHDGASLTYSGDTGTCEALDELAEDTDLLLCEASFVHGKEDIPDLHLNGREAGELAERARAGRLVLTHIPPWTDAGQNLTDARAVFTGPTELAAPGAVYEL